In a single window of the Olivibacter sp. SDN3 genome:
- a CDS encoding TonB-dependent receptor encodes MKQLHFILFYLLLPFSLMAKQSVTLEGVITSDGVPVEGVTVKVERSPIGTVSGAEGEYYLSLSTGTYRVSVSMVGYEPLSKSVNVSGDTVQTLNFALKPVEGGLEEVVITGTMKEVNRLETPVPVEVYNHQFFKKNPVPTLFDALQLVNGVRPQINCNVCNTGDIHINGLEGPYTMVLIDGMPIVSGLSTVYGLSGIPFSLIERVEVVKGPASSLYGSEAVGGLINVITKKPQQAQRLSADVFATTWGEYNADLGLRQYVGQKANVLTGINYFNFSNRIDHNKDGFTDMALQDRISVFQKWNFDRKENRLFSLAGRYLYEDRWGGQTDWNRSYRGSEEVYGESVYTKRWEVLGNYQLPVREKMFFMFSYNDHDQNSVYGDEWYLAKQRIAFGQLTWDKQMGKHDLLAGAALRYTYYNDNTPATANEASKITMPGIFLQDEIGLATKHRLLLGMRYDYHSQHGHIFTPRLAYKWSVTDQDIIRLNAGTGFRVVNLFTEDHAAITGAREVVIREDLKPERSVNVNLNYIKKLQLGEGNLLGLESSAWYTYFTNRILPDYDENPQQIIYSNLDGHGVTRGISLNADLALYNGLNITAGGTWMNVFNKERNDDGTMEKFRPILTENWMGTWAVSYTVRPWNLQVDYTGNVYGPMRLALLSDLDPRPEYSPVWSIQNVQLTWHAAERFEVYGGVKNLLNWTISKSVPAFEAGEGAGVRSPVTRAFDPYNERVVYGADGQIVPTPNNPYALQFDPDGYAYGPNQGIRGFLGIRMTL; translated from the coding sequence ATGAAGCAACTTCACTTTATTTTATTTTATTTGCTGTTACCATTCAGCCTAATGGCCAAACAGTCCGTTACACTAGAAGGAGTAATCACAAGTGATGGCGTACCGGTAGAAGGCGTTACGGTGAAAGTGGAGCGTTCCCCGATCGGTACGGTATCGGGCGCTGAGGGAGAATATTACTTATCATTATCGACCGGAACCTATCGAGTAAGTGTCAGTATGGTGGGCTACGAGCCGTTAAGTAAATCAGTTAATGTATCCGGAGATACCGTGCAGACCTTGAATTTTGCATTGAAGCCCGTGGAAGGAGGTCTGGAAGAAGTCGTGATAACAGGCACAATGAAAGAAGTGAATCGATTGGAAACGCCAGTGCCAGTGGAGGTGTATAATCATCAATTTTTCAAAAAGAATCCAGTTCCGACCTTATTTGATGCTTTACAACTGGTTAACGGTGTCAGACCTCAGATCAATTGCAATGTCTGCAATACCGGTGATATCCATATAAATGGCTTGGAAGGTCCCTACACCATGGTATTGATTGACGGTATGCCTATTGTAAGCGGTCTTTCGACTGTATATGGATTATCTGGTATTCCTTTCTCCTTAATTGAGCGTGTGGAAGTCGTAAAAGGGCCTGCGTCTTCCTTATATGGTTCGGAAGCGGTGGGAGGTCTTATCAATGTGATCACGAAAAAGCCTCAACAAGCGCAACGACTAAGTGCTGACGTGTTTGCGACTACCTGGGGGGAGTACAATGCAGATCTAGGTTTAAGGCAGTATGTGGGTCAAAAAGCCAATGTATTAACCGGGATCAACTATTTTAATTTTAGCAATCGGATCGATCATAATAAGGATGGCTTTACCGATATGGCTTTGCAGGATAGAATATCGGTGTTTCAGAAATGGAATTTTGATAGAAAGGAAAACCGGCTGTTTTCATTGGCAGGGCGCTACCTTTATGAAGATCGATGGGGAGGCCAAACAGACTGGAACCGGTCTTATAGGGGCAGTGAAGAAGTGTATGGGGAGAGTGTTTACACGAAACGTTGGGAAGTTTTGGGAAACTATCAATTACCCGTTCGGGAAAAAATGTTCTTCATGTTTTCTTACAACGATCATGATCAAAACTCCGTTTATGGAGACGAATGGTATTTGGCCAAACAACGTATTGCTTTCGGACAACTTACTTGGGACAAACAAATGGGAAAGCATGACCTGTTGGCAGGTGCTGCACTACGTTATACCTACTATAATGATAATACCCCGGCCACCGCAAATGAAGCCAGTAAAATAACCATGCCTGGTATTTTTTTGCAAGATGAAATCGGCCTTGCAACAAAACATCGTTTATTACTGGGCATGCGATACGATTACCATTCACAGCATGGTCATATTTTCACTCCTCGACTGGCTTATAAATGGAGTGTCACCGATCAGGATATTATACGTTTGAATGCAGGTACAGGTTTTCGTGTGGTTAATCTTTTTACCGAAGACCATGCTGCGATTACCGGAGCAAGGGAAGTGGTGATAAGGGAGGATTTAAAACCAGAACGCAGCGTCAATGTCAACTTAAATTACATTAAGAAATTACAATTGGGAGAGGGTAATTTGCTTGGTTTAGAATCATCTGCCTGGTATACTTATTTTACCAATCGAATATTACCGGATTACGATGAAAATCCACAACAGATTATTTATAGCAATTTGGATGGGCATGGTGTAACGCGGGGGATAAGCCTAAATGCAGACTTGGCGCTATACAATGGCTTAAATATAACCGCTGGAGGCACATGGATGAACGTGTTTAACAAAGAAAGGAATGACGATGGTACAATGGAAAAGTTTAGGCCTATTTTAACAGAAAATTGGATGGGAACATGGGCGGTTTCTTATACGGTTCGACCTTGGAATCTCCAAGTGGACTATACTGGGAATGTATATGGACCTATGCGTTTGGCATTGTTGAGCGATCTGGATCCGAGACCGGAATACTCACCCGTTTGGAGTATACAGAATGTCCAATTGACTTGGCACGCTGCGGAACGCTTCGAGGTATATGGGGGCGTAAAGAATTTATTGAATTGGACAATTTCCAAAAGTGTACCAGCCTTTGAAGCTGGAGAGGGGGCTGGTGTGAGGTCGCCCGTAACAAGAGCCTTTGATCCTTACAACGAAAGGGTAGTGTATGGCGCGGATGGTCAAATTGTACCCACTCCTAATAACCCGTATGCCTTACAATTTGATCCAGATGGTTATGCCTATGGGCCAAATCAAGGAATTCGTGGTTTTCTCGGTATTAGAATGACTTTGTAA
- a CDS encoding M14 metallopeptidase family protein, translated as MIYLNKISWILLLCYTIGVSQSVKGQIIPDPKAHFGFTIGDDYQLATYSQLEAYFQEVDAVSDRVKTIEIGLTEEGRKQYVWVVSSAENLQRVDRYKEISQKLARAEGLSREEAKQLAWEGKPVVWIDGGLHANETVGAHQLIETFYQLVSRNDKENKTILDNVIILLSQVNPDGQELMSSWYMQEKDPTKRNMRIPRLYQKYIGHDNNRDFFMMNMKESTNIARQQYIEWMPQIVYNHHQRGPEGSVLAGPPYRDPFNHVFDPLIITSIDGVAASMNNRLNAENKPGYTRLSGSVFSTWWNGGLRTTPYFHNMIGILTEIIGNPTPEEVPLVPKRLIPNNATPNPVTPQTWHFKQSIDYSVSLNYSILGYAQRHGDELLYNMYVMGRNAIDKGDSDSWTLLPRYVDSIELAYQRDKDAGKIKGDTIPKAYYEQVLKNPSYRDAKGYIVPADQADFPTAVKFINALIKSGIQVHKATDDFQVDDKSYPVGSYIVKTGQAFRAHVLDMFEPQNHPNDFQYPGGPPVKPYDAAGWTLAFQMGVKFDRLLDTFDGPFEPVGYGVLQQLSANEIPTAKGGYLISAQMNDAFTVANDLLKANTKVYRISEAVEMAPRGSFYVEAENANMLKQVASRYGIPVQSITSRPKQMTEIKSSRIGLFDYYGGSMPSGWVRWLMEQYHFDFQVVYPQDIDSGDLHKKYDAILFIGGGVPALSADNNRSSRYFRMPEKEEVPEKYHYLLGTLSVEKSIPQLKRFLTDGGRIISVGNATKLAYHFKLPVENLLTDVKDGKPVPLGGDKFYIPSSILTVKVDTTLMPNWGLSSYVDVVFNNSETFLIKDGANDVKPLLTFDSDKPLKSGWAWGQSHLERGVAAFYTPVGKGMFYAFGPEITNRGQTHATFKLLFNGLYQ; from the coding sequence ATGATATATTTAAACAAAATTTCCTGGATACTTCTTTTATGTTACACCATAGGTGTGAGTCAGTCGGTAAAGGGGCAGATAATACCCGACCCTAAGGCGCACTTTGGCTTTACCATTGGTGACGACTACCAATTGGCAACGTATAGCCAATTGGAGGCGTATTTTCAAGAGGTTGATGCTGTTTCGGATCGTGTTAAAACCATTGAAATTGGTTTAACAGAAGAAGGGCGGAAACAATACGTATGGGTGGTGTCATCGGCGGAGAATCTACAGCGAGTTGACCGGTATAAAGAGATTTCCCAAAAGTTAGCGCGCGCAGAAGGACTTTCCCGCGAGGAAGCTAAGCAATTGGCTTGGGAAGGTAAGCCAGTTGTTTGGATAGACGGCGGCTTGCATGCCAATGAAACCGTAGGAGCGCATCAGCTGATCGAAACGTTTTATCAGTTGGTAAGCCGTAACGACAAAGAGAACAAGACTATTTTGGATAACGTGATTATCTTGCTCTCGCAGGTAAATCCTGATGGACAGGAGCTCATGAGTTCCTGGTATATGCAGGAAAAAGATCCCACTAAGCGTAATATGCGTATTCCCCGCTTATACCAGAAGTACATAGGGCATGATAATAACCGTGATTTCTTTATGATGAACATGAAAGAGAGCACAAATATTGCCCGTCAGCAATACATCGAATGGATGCCCCAGATCGTTTATAATCACCATCAGCGGGGTCCTGAAGGCTCGGTGTTAGCGGGGCCGCCATACCGGGATCCGTTTAACCATGTTTTTGACCCCTTGATCATTACCAGCATCGATGGCGTTGCTGCGTCGATGAATAACCGTTTGAATGCTGAAAATAAACCAGGATACACACGCTTGAGCGGTTCGGTGTTTTCCACCTGGTGGAATGGCGGACTGCGCACAACGCCTTATTTTCATAATATGATCGGTATACTGACGGAGATTATTGGTAACCCCACACCAGAGGAAGTACCATTAGTTCCTAAAAGACTCATACCGAACAATGCTACACCAAATCCTGTTACACCACAGACCTGGCACTTTAAACAATCCATAGATTACTCCGTATCATTAAATTATAGCATTTTAGGTTACGCTCAACGGCATGGCGACGAATTGCTTTATAATATGTATGTAATGGGCAGAAATGCGATTGACAAAGGAGATAGCGATAGCTGGACGCTGTTACCACGTTATGTAGACTCCATTGAGCTTGCCTATCAACGCGATAAAGATGCCGGAAAAATAAAAGGGGATACTATACCAAAAGCGTATTACGAACAGGTATTAAAAAATCCAAGCTATCGTGATGCAAAGGGCTATATTGTCCCTGCCGATCAAGCTGACTTTCCAACGGCTGTTAAATTTATTAATGCGCTTATCAAATCTGGAATACAGGTGCATAAAGCAACTGATGATTTCCAAGTGGATGACAAGTCTTATCCCGTGGGCTCCTATATCGTTAAAACGGGTCAAGCTTTCCGGGCACATGTATTGGATATGTTTGAACCCCAAAACCATCCAAATGATTTTCAATATCCGGGAGGTCCTCCAGTGAAGCCCTATGATGCTGCCGGTTGGACATTGGCCTTCCAAATGGGGGTAAAGTTCGACCGCTTGTTGGATACGTTTGACGGGCCTTTCGAGCCGGTAGGTTATGGTGTGTTACAGCAGTTATCAGCGAACGAGATCCCCACCGCTAAGGGCGGTTATTTGATCAGTGCGCAGATGAATGACGCTTTTACGGTAGCAAATGATCTTTTAAAAGCGAATACGAAAGTGTACAGAATTTCGGAAGCAGTAGAAATGGCTCCACGTGGTTCTTTTTATGTGGAAGCAGAGAATGCTAATATGTTAAAACAGGTTGCGAGTCGCTACGGAATCCCTGTCCAATCGATAACAAGCAGGCCTAAGCAAATGACTGAAATAAAATCGAGTAGAATAGGTTTATTCGACTATTATGGGGGCTCTATGCCTTCGGGGTGGGTGCGTTGGCTGATGGAACAATATCACTTCGATTTCCAAGTGGTATATCCACAAGATATTGATAGTGGCGACCTACATAAAAAATACGATGCTATACTCTTCATCGGTGGTGGAGTACCAGCACTTAGCGCTGATAACAATAGGTCTAGTCGTTACTTCAGAATGCCCGAGAAGGAGGAAGTGCCGGAAAAATACCATTACTTGCTAGGTACACTCAGTGTGGAAAAATCGATTCCGCAGCTGAAGCGCTTTTTAACGGATGGTGGAAGGATCATTTCCGTCGGGAATGCGACTAAGTTAGCTTATCATTTTAAGTTGCCTGTGGAAAATCTGTTGACGGACGTGAAAGATGGTAAACCTGTTCCGCTGGGGGGAGATAAGTTTTATATTCCAAGTAGTATACTGACCGTCAAAGTGGATACTACCTTGATGCCCAACTGGGGTTTATCCAGTTATGTAGATGTCGTATTTAACAATAGCGAAACGTTCCTGATAAAGGATGGAGCAAACGATGTGAAACCTTTGCTTACCTTTGATTCTGATAAGCCACTTAAAAGTGGGTGGGCATGGGGACAATCACACCTGGAACGAGGAGTGGCCGCCTTTTATACGCCAGTTGGTAAAGGTATGTTCTACGCTTTTGGACCCGAAATCACCAACAGAGGACAAACGCACGCGACTTTTAAGTTGTTGTTTAATGGATTATATCAGTAA
- a CDS encoding glycoside hydrolase family 32 protein, translating to MKKSILTIFSMAILALGCDSKQRGDGENDMDDHEQYRPQFHFSPKNGWMNDPNGMVYLNGKYHLFFQHNPDSNVWGPMHWGHAISEDLIHWEEQAIALFPDSLGTIFSGSAVVDKDNTAGFGENALVAIFTHHSHEVEEAKTGLHQNQSLAYSTDEGKTWTKYEGNPVLPNPGIWDFRDPKVMWHENSKQWIMTLATKQTITFYGSPDLKQWTRLSEFGENIGAHGGVWECPDLFSLSVDGEGKWVLIVSINPGGPNGGSATQYFVGQFDGKSFVPDHQDTRWLDYGPDDYAGITWSNTGDRKVFIGWMNNWQYANEVPTEAWRGAATIARELELKKVGEDVFLTSTPVKELEHIVEDAHTENDLMIEGNHDLSTKVKSFEGKYLLELKGADRESFAVKLANELGEEILIGYDKQQNTYYIDRSKSGKIDFESDFGQRHEAPRIAKGEKLQMKLLIDVASVELFADDGLSVMTSVFFPNQVFDQLLVQSSGELNVGDLTVANIQHTL from the coding sequence ATGAAGAAAAGTATATTAACAATTTTTTCCATGGCTATTTTGGCCTTGGGGTGCGACAGTAAACAACGGGGCGACGGAGAAAACGATATGGATGATCATGAACAATATCGACCTCAATTTCATTTTTCTCCTAAAAACGGATGGATGAATGATCCTAATGGAATGGTCTATCTAAATGGTAAATACCACCTTTTTTTTCAACATAACCCGGATAGCAATGTATGGGGGCCGATGCATTGGGGGCATGCGATCAGTGAAGACTTGATCCATTGGGAGGAGCAAGCTATTGCTTTATTCCCCGATAGTTTGGGGACTATATTTTCTGGTAGTGCGGTCGTCGATAAAGATAATACCGCCGGATTTGGCGAAAACGCGCTCGTTGCGATATTTACGCACCATAGTCATGAAGTTGAAGAGGCTAAGACGGGCTTGCATCAAAATCAGAGTTTGGCTTATAGCACAGACGAGGGAAAAACGTGGACAAAATATGAAGGTAATCCGGTACTGCCCAACCCGGGAATTTGGGATTTTAGGGACCCAAAAGTGATGTGGCACGAGAATTCCAAACAATGGATCATGACCTTGGCTACAAAACAAACCATAACCTTTTACGGTTCACCAGACTTAAAACAGTGGACCAGGTTAAGTGAATTTGGAGAAAATATCGGTGCACATGGTGGCGTCTGGGAATGTCCGGACCTTTTTAGTTTATCTGTTGATGGAGAAGGGAAATGGGTATTGATCGTGAGTATTAACCCGGGCGGTCCAAATGGGGGATCTGCCACACAGTACTTTGTTGGGCAGTTCGACGGTAAGAGCTTTGTTCCTGATCATCAAGACACCCGCTGGCTGGATTACGGTCCGGACGATTATGCCGGAATAACTTGGTCTAATACCGGCGACAGAAAAGTGTTTATCGGATGGATGAACAATTGGCAATATGCCAATGAGGTGCCAACAGAAGCCTGGCGCGGAGCCGCAACCATCGCCCGCGAATTGGAGCTGAAAAAAGTAGGGGAAGATGTTTTTCTGACATCGACGCCTGTTAAAGAATTGGAGCATATCGTGGAAGACGCCCACACCGAAAATGACCTTATGATCGAAGGTAATCACGATTTATCGACGAAGGTTAAGTCTTTCGAGGGTAAATATCTGCTTGAGCTAAAAGGGGCGGATAGGGAGAGTTTTGCGGTGAAACTCGCAAATGAGTTGGGAGAAGAGATCTTGATCGGCTATGATAAACAGCAAAATACCTATTATATCGATCGCTCAAAATCGGGGAAAATCGATTTTGAGTCGGATTTTGGACAAAGGCATGAAGCACCCCGTATCGCCAAAGGCGAAAAGCTACAAATGAAATTGTTGATCGATGTAGCTTCTGTGGAGCTTTTTGCCGATGATGGCCTGAGCGTGATGACGAGCGTTTTTTTTCCAAATCAGGTGTTCGATCAGCTACTGGTGCAAAGCTCGGGGGAATTAAATGTCGGAGACCTGACGGTCGCCAATATTCAGCATACGCTATAA
- a CDS encoding glycoside hydrolase family 32 protein: MKEIFLAITLFIGLVACSKDNAPSLEDWPDDYVPRIYPQPTTGWVGDVMPYFYDGKFEIFFLHDATDKEKQRSAGQHPVHKFTTTSLVDYHYAGEMIPYGSVNTQYHLIGTGSTVRVDDTFHFYFTGHNGSNSWLQNNNPGWVSNNNREAVMLATSTDLNSWTQRDDFLLKAPEGYSGFDFRDPHVFYNDEFGEYWLLVSTQQNGKGVLLLFTSDDPSSATWEPVGPLDVEGDYLMLECADIFKMGDLYYLVFAEDWSDSPGTHYRIAHSSKGPWRKPASGQDMFDGHQFYAAKTASDGDKRYAFAWAHRRRPENNSGECTWAGNLIVHEIVRQDDGSLGVRIPDEVQQHFVDAKAVQLTTKSNNVTENGEELILDANANPAELQFEEIKGTQRINAQLELTNASGNISFLFNMDEENNESYTITFEPERQRIAGYNLGEEMTRVPFDLQAGRTYEISLVTDGTVCVLYVDGKVALSNRIYGMQNKSWGVRAEGTQANLSAIQVSNIK; encoded by the coding sequence TTGAAAGAAATTTTTTTAGCGATAACATTATTCATAGGTCTCGTAGCTTGTAGTAAGGATAATGCGCCGTCTTTAGAAGACTGGCCGGATGATTATGTACCGAGAATATATCCCCAACCAACAACAGGATGGGTAGGTGATGTGATGCCTTATTTTTATGATGGCAAGTTTGAAATTTTCTTTCTCCATGATGCTACGGATAAAGAAAAACAGCGTAGTGCGGGGCAGCACCCTGTTCATAAATTTACCACGACAAGTTTGGTGGATTATCATTATGCTGGAGAAATGATACCCTACGGAAGTGTGAATACACAGTATCATTTGATAGGTACGGGTTCTACGGTACGTGTTGATGATACCTTCCACTTCTATTTTACGGGGCATAATGGCAGCAACAGCTGGCTGCAGAACAATAATCCGGGTTGGGTAAGCAATAATAATCGGGAAGCGGTGATGCTCGCTACCAGTACCGATCTGAACAGCTGGACACAACGGGACGATTTTCTGTTGAAAGCACCTGAAGGTTATTCGGGCTTTGACTTTCGCGACCCACACGTTTTTTATAATGATGAGTTTGGGGAATATTGGCTATTGGTAAGCACGCAGCAAAACGGTAAAGGTGTATTATTACTTTTTACGTCGGATGACCCATCATCGGCTACTTGGGAACCTGTAGGCCCTTTAGATGTGGAAGGGGATTATTTGATGTTGGAGTGTGCCGATATTTTTAAAATGGGCGATTTATACTACCTGGTTTTTGCGGAAGATTGGAGTGATAGTCCCGGTACACATTATCGGATAGCACATTCTTCCAAAGGCCCCTGGCGAAAACCGGCAAGCGGACAGGATATGTTCGATGGCCATCAGTTCTATGCGGCAAAGACGGCGTCCGACGGTGATAAACGTTATGCTTTTGCCTGGGCGCACCGTAGGCGTCCGGAGAATAATAGTGGTGAGTGTACCTGGGCAGGAAACCTAATCGTGCATGAAATTGTGAGGCAGGATGACGGAAGTTTGGGGGTGAGGATTCCTGATGAGGTGCAACAGCATTTTGTTGATGCAAAGGCTGTACAGTTGACCACGAAGAGCAATAATGTGACGGAAAATGGTGAGGAATTAATATTAGATGCAAACGCTAATCCGGCAGAGCTGCAATTTGAGGAAATAAAAGGCACGCAACGTATTAATGCCCAGTTGGAATTAACCAATGCTTCCGGAAATATTTCTTTTCTCTTTAATATGGATGAAGAAAACAATGAAAGTTACACGATTACCTTTGAACCGGAACGGCAGCGAATAGCAGGGTACAACCTTGGCGAGGAGATGACTCGGGTACCTTTTGATCTCCAGGCAGGCAGAACATATGAGATAAGTTTAGTAACAGACGGAACCGTATGTGTACTGTATGTGGATGGAAAAGTAGCCTTGAGTAACCGTATTTACGGTATGCAAAATAAAAGCTGGGGAGTTAGGGCAGAAGGCACACAGGCCAACCTTTCTGCTATTCAGGTGTCTAATATAAAGTAA